In the Gossypium raimondii isolate GPD5lz chromosome 9, ASM2569854v1, whole genome shotgun sequence genome, one interval contains:
- the LOC105797555 gene encoding uncharacterized protein LOC105797555: MSNYAKAMKEFLSKKRRFGEFETAALSTECSLFSQNKLPPKLKDPKSFIIPYNIGEPYYGKALYDLGSSINIMPTSVFRQLGIGKARQTTITLQCVDRYLAYPEGKIDDVLVRVDKFIFPTDILD; this comes from the coding sequence CAAACTATGCGAAAGCTATGAAGGAATTTCTATCTAAGAAGAGAAGGTTTGGGGAATTTGAAACTGCAGCCCTGAGTACAGAGTGTAGCCTTTTTTCTCAGAACAAGTTGCCTCCTAAGTTGAAGGATCCAAAAAGTTTCATCATACCTTACAATATTGGGGAACCCTATTATGGTAAGGCTTTGTACGATTTGGGATCGAGTATCAACATTATGCCTACATCTGTGTTTAGACAATTAGGTATTGGTAAGGCCAGACAGACTACAATTACACTCCAGTGTGTGGATCGATATTTGGCATACCCAGAAGGAAAGATCGATGATGTCTTGGTACGtgttgataaattcatatttcctACTGATATCTTAGATTAA